The following is a genomic window from Polypterus senegalus isolate Bchr_013 chromosome 9, ASM1683550v1, whole genome shotgun sequence.
ATCCTTTAGTTTGTATTTTGCAATCTAGGCGTTTGGAATCTTACAATGTAATCCATTTTAATATACAGAATATTCagaataagaatttaaaatatataatgattACTTTACAATATTGCTCaccatttatttcttgtttgGTGATTTATTAATGACCAAAAATCACTAAGAAGTCTTAAAGTCTCCAATAATAATATCAACAATTCCCCTATTTTGCATATctaaaaaattgtgttttgtaatgtacaataattaaaataaattgcagGGCAGTAATATTTCAGTTCCAATATACTTACGTGACTCCAGCTAGAGGACATTGCTTATTTGTTACTTCAAAACGTTCAATGATATTTTTAGGCAGTTGTTTAGTGGTGAATTTAAAGCAGCACTGTTGAGGAGTGTTTACTGATTGAGCTGGAAAAAAGCAGGGAAAAGGTTTGATTACTTTATGtgtgtattaataataaatactgtgCTAATTAGTAAATACTTACATACTTTATAGTTTATAAAGATAATATAATATCATATTaagtaaatgttttggatatgcATTCCCTTGCACAATGTACAAAACTAACAGTACATTGTGCATTTGTGAGAGACAATAAATTAGACTTtcagtattatttattataattatgctacagaaattaaattaaatggtaaaataaatacGGAGAGttcattaaaaagtaataacaataatggaACATGTTAATAATTGCAATTCTTTTGCTTAAGTTTCCATGTCAACAATTAATTATTGCTGTATTCGCTTATTGATCCATTAGCATAAGGAGAAGTCTAATAAGATGCTTTGCAATAAGGAATGACAATACAGAAATGAATAGAAGATCTGCATTCTTCATTCCTCCTTTCATAATAACACCTGTCACAGTGTGTGTTTATACTAAAAGATAAAAGAGGCAAATAAAGTACACAACGTTTGAAAGTtagcttaattcttctaaaacataCATTGTACAAGAGCTCAagtatggagcacatgcattagCCTCATgatgataaaacattttaaagcaaacTCAGACAAACTTACTTGCTTTGACTTCCAGCACCATGTAGAACAGCACAATAACAATGGTGAACACAAAGATTTTCATTTCAGAATCTGTAAAGTGAGGAGAATGTTACTGACAGTGCTAGTTATGTTCTGTCTCCAGTGGAAGCACAGCCAGTATTTAAAAACACGAGAGGGAAATTCCACATTTTGCTTAATGAATGTTCTTGGAAGAAGACTTTTAAGGAATGGTATCACTCTGAGAGGAAGTAGAGAGGGAAAGTTACAAACTTCCTTCATACTCACAGCTCTGATATATTTGATCTAAACAATCTTACCTGAAATGTGCATAGATACTATTTTTTAGTTGTTATTAAACAAATGACAGATGATGGTTAAGGGTTGGTGATATCTATAAATCTTTAAGACAAAGCTAAAAGTATGCCACATTAATTACTGTAGTTGTCAAgggaataaacaaatgaaatcatTATTTTGTGTGAGTCATTCATCTCCACCTATCATGGCAGTgtagtagttagtgctgctgcttctagGAATTGGGGTCAAATTCTGTCTTGGTTGCAATCTGGACAGAATTTACATGTTGCAATGTCTATGcagctcttttgtttttttttattctcattgtTTTCAGGTTTTTTGGCTTAACTATCATATCCCAAATATAATTGTTGAGTTTGGCGATTATAAACTGGTCTGGCATTAATGTGACCTGTGACTGACTAGCACCTAGTCCAGAATGGATCGTGATTTGTGGTGGATGCTACTAGGACAGACTGTGGGTTCTTTTAGCCCTGTCTTTGACTATAAGGGTTTGAGGACAGATGGAAAAACAACAGACCTCCAATTTCTtgaattcaatttttttaaaaatgaaattttaaaactgatgGGCTGGCATGATATAAGATAGAGGTAGGGCCTTAGGCTTATGCCAAAAGACAATATCATTGACCAGCAGCTATTCATTTCTTATATTGTTGATGGACATCAGATTGCCAATGATTTAAACCACATGATTGAACCCATCATAAATTCCTCACTTACTCTGGGCACATGTGGCCTTAGCAGAAAAATACAAATCTGATTATATTTTCCCTTATAAAACGGGGTCAGTGTGGTGGATGCACCATTTTATGCACTCTCTGTGTTTTTACTGATAATGAAGAAGCCATATGCAGAATATTATTAAGAGAATACAGGACAGCCAGAATgtttcataatgctggttattgTAGGTCTTTTCAAAGCAAGAGTGTAGCATTTGGTCTTGATTCATGAATGAAGTCAAAACAACAACGAGACTAATGGGATAAAATCCTGCTTGGATTGTTCTTTGATCATGACTGTCTTTCTATTCACTGTATGTGGCAAATACCACTTTATGTATTTGCTGACTCTAGCAATCTCTGCTTAGAGTTAAAGATATGAGATTTTCTAAATGTATACCTGTTGAAAAGTGTGTTGCAGTATCATGGTGTTATGGgatacaaaatctgtaaattttgttctgtatttttgttatattttgctcaaaacaacaacagatgacctacattcaggacaaatcaaagcatatcctcttcctagttgtacctcacttttaaaacagctgttccataaagaaaggaagacatgctggtgcctaAGAC
Proteins encoded in this region:
- the LOC120535003 gene encoding C-C motif chemokine 3-like is translated as MTFCNLEISMKTAGRDSEMKIFVFTIVIVLFYMVLEVKATQSVNTPQQCCFKFTTKQLPKNIIERFEVTNKQCPLAGVTFYTKKGYQICAKQHDEWVKKLTEPNKKE